A stretch of Pogona vitticeps strain Pit_001003342236 chromosome 5, PviZW2.1, whole genome shotgun sequence DNA encodes these proteins:
- the HMGB2 gene encoding high mobility group protein B2, whose product MGKGDPNKPRGKMSSYAYFVQTCREEHKKKHPDSSVNFAEFSKKCSERWRTMSAKEKSKFEDMAKGDKARYDREMKNYIPPKGEKKKKKDPNAPKRPPSAFFLFCSEHRPKIKSDIPGLSIGDTAKKLGEMWSEQTAKDKLPFEQKAAKLKEKYEKDIAAYRAKGKSEVGKKGPGRPAGSKKKAEPEEEEEEEEEEDEEEEEEEEEDEE is encoded by the exons ATGGGTAAAGGCGACCCGAATAAACCTCGGGGCAAAATGTCCTCGTACGCTTATTTCGTGCAGACCTGCCGCGAAGAGCACAAAAAGAAGCACCCGGACTCTTCGGTCAACTTCGCCGAGTTCTCCAAGAAGTGCTCCGAGCGATGGCGG acAATGTCTGCAAAAGAGAAGTCAAAGTTTGAAGACATGGCAAAGGGTGACAAAGCTCGTTATGACAGAGAAATGAAAAACTATATTCCTCCTaaaggggagaagaagaagaaaaaggacccAAATGCCCCCAAACGGCCACC AtcggctttctttcttttctgttctgaaCATCGCCCTAAGATAAAAAGTGATATTCCAGGCTTGTCTATTGGAGATACAGCCAAAAAATTAGGTGAAATGTGGTCTGAGCAAACAGCTAAGGACAAACTCCCTTTTGAGCAGAAGGCGGCAAAGCTCAAGGAAAAATACGAGAAG GATATCGCAGCATACCGTGCCAAGGGTAAGAGTGAAGTAGGGAAGAAGGGTCCTGGTAGGCCAGCAGGTTCCAAGAAGAAGGCAGaacctgaagaggaggaggaggaagaagaggaggaagatgaagaagaggaggaggaggaagaggaagatgaagagTAA